The window taatatttgctCATGCAAGGCATTAAAATTTGACGTACTTCCGGGTTGCGAGAGACACGCTGGCGCGTTTGGCTGCCGCTTCTCCCCTGTTAAATTTATGTTGAATTaggtttagtttttgttttagttttttaggttatttttaagttaaaattcTACTCGTATTGCTCACCCTGGATTAGGATCTTGTACTCTGTGGGCGACATTTGTTCCCTTGGGTTTGTTTCGTCTGATCTTTTCACCTGTGGCGTGGGCCGGCACCGGTGTTAACACTTGGATTACTCGCCCCTGTCCTGACTCTGCTCGTGCTGCTGGGATTGCCCACTGGACTTCGGGAAGCATTGCTGGCCCGGCGTCTCTGTTTTGGCTCTTACAGATCGTCTGATCTTTTCACCTGTGGCGTGGGCCGGCACCGGTACTTGATTACCCGCCCCTGTCCTGACTTTGCTTGCGCTGTGGGGATTGCCCACTGGATTTCGGGAATCATTGCTGGCCCGGCGTCGCTGTTTTGGCTCTTACAGACCGTTCCTGTGGCGTGGGCCGGCACCGGTGTCAACATTTGGATTACCCGCCCCTGTCCTGACTCTGCTCGCGCTGTTGGGATTGCCCACTGGATTTCGGGAATCATTGCTGGCCCGGCGTCTCTGTTTTGGCTCTTATGGAGGCTTCCAGCATGGCAGTAAGGACATTAAGGTACTCTTTTATTGAACTATATGTTCTACAAAACACTCGGTGTAAACCCCCGGACTCGCTTTATCATCTTCGCAACCTCGGCATTTTGCGGAGACCTAGATACTCTCACCGTGGTTCAGGCCGGACTTTTATGTATAAGCAGCACGCGAATACTATTTCTACACTCTGGACCTCATGTCGTCGTACGATTGCTATGGGAATATCTACTCGAGCTAGTGGTCGGATACTGCACTACGTTAAAACCGTAAATCTGCCTGCTTTGAACACTGATTTTAATGTTAACTGTGCTTTACTGAATGTGCGCTCCCTTAATAATAAAGCACCACTCATTGCTGATGCTATTGTGGAGCGCAATATTGACCTGCTGTGCTTAACAGAAACTTGGCAGCAACCCAATGATTATTTTGCGCTGAATCAAACTTTACCAGCGGGCTTCTTATATGTATGTCAACCACGTTTAACAGGTCGGGGTGGGGGACTTGCGGTGGTCTACCGATCTAATCTTAAAGTTAGAACGATCCCACTTCCCCCTCTGACCTCATTTGAATGTCTTTCATTGCTCATTACTGCCTCTAGATCTGTTTTAATTCTGCTCATATACCGACCACCGAAAATGTcgcctgtttttatttctgaactCTCTGACATGCTCTCTTCTTTTATACCTGTGTACTCAAATTTGCTGCTGCTtggtgattttaatattcatgttGACTCCGAAAGCTGCTCATTTGCCAAAAGTTTTTTAGATCTTCTTAATTGTTTTGACATTGTTCAGAATGTGAATTTTCCTACCCATAACAAAGGTCATGTACTGGACATTGTCTGCTCTACTGGCATAACTCCTACTAACCTGCATGGAGTTGAGCTGTTTATATCTGATCATAAGgctgtgttttttaatgttgttctaCCATGTTTTCAGCGTGGGCAGCGCAATTCACGACAGTTCTCATtcagaaatacaaaaaacatctctccctctgtccttaTGGACATGCTCAGTCAGATAGATCACTCTGACTTTAATAGTGACAATGTAAACCAGCTTGTGACTCACTATGACATTACCCTCTCTGCTATCTTTAATGAATTGGCACCATTAAAGACTCGCAAAGTATCTTTCACCCAGTCTGCCCCCTGGTTTACACCAGAGTTGCGCAAGCTAAAGTCTGCTGGTCGTCTGCTTGAGCGTCGCTGGAGGAGAACTGGCATGATGGTGCATGCCCTCGCTTATAAGGATCATGTTGGTTACTATAAAGAGGAgctgcaaaaagcaaaaacactttatttttcaaatgtcatTCAGTGCTCCACTGATAATCTGCGAGGTCTTTTTCAAACAGTTAATAAGCTGATCCGCCCTCTGAATTGTTTTCCTTTAACACCTTCGGCTGATCTCTGTTCaaagtttattaatttttttaatctgaaaatCGACTCTATTTACTCTCAGTTTGCTTTTACGCGGCCTATATTGAAtcatcaatctctctctgttcaattCTCTGGTAGTTGCCTTTCTAATTTTTCTACTGTTAATGAGAGTTTTGTTGGTGAGCTTATTATGAAATCTAGAGCCACTACATGTCAGTTAGACCCCATCCCAACACAGTGGGTGAAATCTTGTCTCCCTGCTATTTGTCCCCTTATCACCAAGGTCATAAATGCATCACTCACTGCAGGCTTGGTCCCTCCCTGTTTGAAATTAGCTGCTGTTACTCCTGTGCTAAAAAAACCTGGCCTTGACCCTGAGAATTTTGCTAACTTTAGGCCCATTTCTAATCTTCCACTCCTGGCCAAAGTATTAGAGCGAACGGTTGCTTCTCAGCTACACGAACATCTGGAATCGAATGATTTGTATGAAGTGTTCCAGTCTGGTTTCAGGAGGAACCATAGCACAGAAACGACTCTACTCAGAGTTGTGAATGATTTGTTATTAGCTGCTGACCAGGGGATGCTAAATGTATTGATTCTTTTAGACCTGACTGCTGCGTTTGATACTGTTTGCCATAACCTGCTACTTACCAGGCTTGAGACACTTATAGGTATAAGTGGCACCGCTCTTTCCTGGTTTAAGTCCTACCTATCTGATAGGCAGCAGTTTGTTTCTATTGGTGGCTACAAGTCTGATTTGTGTGCGCTGTCCCGTGGTGTCCCCCAGGGATCTGTACTTGGCCCtctacttttcattttatatatgctTCCACTTGGCAACATCATTAGAAGGCATGGGCTCCAGTTTCACTGCTTTGCGGACGATGTGCAGATCTATGTTTACTCTAAACCATCTCATACCTGTCCGCCTGCTGTGCTAAGTGACTGCTTACTTGATGTACGTGCCTGGCTGGTTGAAAACTTTCTAAGCCTTAATGGTACTAAAACTGAGGCCATACTGATTTCCTCTCCTGCTACTGCCAGAAAGCTCAGTAGCCTTGCTTTCTCTATACCAGGGTTTGTTGTCTCCTCCTCTGCTCAGGTTCGAAATCTGGGTGTAATTTTTGACACAACACTGTCGTTCGAACCCCACAtaaaaaatgtctgcaaaacagccttttttcatttaaagaacatttccagAATTCGCCCATTTCtgtcctctgctgctgctgagatcaTTACTCATGCATTCGTGACCTCTAGAttagactattgtaatgcaGTGTTGCATGGTCTCCCTACCCGGCTTTTAAACAGACTGCAGTATGTGCAAAACTCTGCTGCTAGGGTGTTGACCCATAAAAGATCTTGGGAACATATTACACCAGTATTGAGGGAtctccactggcttccagtccAGTTTAGAGTACAGTATAAAATACTggtaactgtttttaaatctctCCATGATCTTGCCCCCACTTATTTGGGTAATCTACTTCAGATGTATGTTCCAACTCGCACTTTACGCTCCTCTTACTCTCATCTCCTAATTGTGCCTTCTACAAAATTCCGTACTCTAGGTGATAGAGCGTTTGGTGTTGCTGGCCCAAAACTCTGGAATGGGCTTCCACTACAGCTCCGTACATCATCATCTCTATCATGTTTTAAAGCCGGTCTTAAAACCTATCTCTTCCAGCTAGCATTTGAGTGAGAATTTCTCTcgaacttctatttattttagttaagtcttttattattgttttatttttattgttgttattttatatattttttttttcttagtttatcttatatattgttataaatcttaatgtattatctgttttactttttttgtattgtacagtgtccttgggtctcttgaaaggcgctttataaaataaaagtattattattattattattgtatacaCGTTTGACGGTGACAGCTAAGAATAAAACTGCACAAAGTGCCCCAAGGCTGTGGCTTAAGAGCTGCTCAAAGCGCTTTCATTGCCACTGTATGATCTGCAAATACTATATCACAATACAGGCTTGTTTTTATCTAGGGCCCATATATAATCATGTTTCAGCCAACAGGAAACTACATCACAAGCACAGTGAAACTTTGGGATCCAAAGGAGATTGAAGAAGGCAAAACAGTGTATTTAATCTGTCCAGGAAACTATTGGATTTTTACGGGTGTAATCCACAGGCCTAACTACGCTACAGGGGGGCACCACCAGCCAACGACACAGTTACTTGCCAGTCCACTCCACACCTGTAATTGGATGTCCACGCTCCTGCTCCAGAAGGTCAGGTGCATTTAGAAAATAAGTCATCACACTGAATACAAGAATGTCCACAGAAGCAGTATTACTAAATTTAAAGTTAAGCGTTGTCATCAGTGTTCCTGGTGTAGACCTTTTCCTGAATTTGTAAGCATCTCACCTAGCAAATTTTCAAACAGATTAAGGGATAGATAAAAATAACATACTTGAAGAATTACCACGGCTATTTACTCCTTGAATAAGTATTACTAAGAATAAATGTCACTCATTTTCAATTGGCATGTCCTCTGGAAGTAACAAAAAAAACGTTCTACTTCGTGTTGACACTGGTATCACTGAGAGACCCTCGTCTGTTTTTCCGCAGGAAATTTTAGCTAACAATTCACCCTCTGTTGCAAAGTTTTTAAGAATGTGTGTCCATTTGGTCCTTTAAGAGTAtgttgctgtgaggcaacattgtgtgacaatgGACAGAAATGAtagtgatataaaaaaaaaaacagaatttaccCTTGTGAAgcgtttttttccttctagcagttatttaaaatggaaaataacaGTTAAAATCATACGAAGACCTATAAAAAAGGAATCATTTTCAAGTAATCGGAAATGGCTTTTATTCTCTAAACAAAACTACTGATTAAAATCACCAGTACAACATTCAGCACGACCACTGTTGCACAACGTTGCTTCTAggcaaaatacatatttaagcaATTTCTCAAAATAGTAAAATCCTTTATAAAATATGGAATGTTAAAAAGCAGCAGATGGGAACCATATTTTTGGATGGATGACAAAGAATGAAAACGCATTTCTGAGGGAAATTGTCTGGTGGAGAAATGTATTTCCTTCAAAAGCCATGCCAGAAAGAGGTTTATAgatatttaaatgaatacagATATGGATATAGTATGCATTTTATTGGCTTATTCACAGTGTTCCCTTTCATTGTCATTAAATGTGAGCCGTGTCattgtaaaatgataaaaatgggcTTGTTAAGGCAACATTGTGTCATTAGAGGATTAAATGTTTGagtaatgataaataattacatttaaataaactgCCATCCATAATGATACAAATGATTACTggaatcatattttatttaggtATCATGAATATTATGTTAGGAGGACATAATAAAGATAAAGAAGTCATTAATTATACAATTTAGATCAGTACTCAGCATTCAGTTTCTACACTAATAGACCTTTCAGTTTCTACACTAATAGACCTTTCAGTTTCTACACTAATAGACCTTTCATAATCACATTTTATTATGTTCTATGGCAAATGTCTACAATCTGTTTAATGCATATTTACATCCCACATAATTTGACATCTAAGAAATGTATAGCCTAAAACATCTTGAATATACATTTTCTACATGGCAGGGCTCAGCATACCTGTGAATGGCTGCAAAGAGGTCCTCTGTAGTACGTGGACGAGCAGGCGTCACCATCTCCTCCACAGCTTCTTCGTTAATGCTGGAAGTTGGAGAGGAGTTATCTGTGTTGGAGTCAAACACAGCGCCTAGGACATGAACAAGACACATGCATCTTGGTTACTCTCCTTTCACAGCAACTAAAAGCCAATATGCCCACACCACAGCCGAGACTGATGCTGATTGAGATGCAGCGTGGTCTAAAAACTGCTCCGCCACATACATTTTCAGCTCCTTTAATTATTCACAccctgctgctactgctgctgctgcctcgCAATATCTGCACTTTGCCCAGCTTTACAGTAGCAGAGTAGCAGATTACATTTTAAGCCTCCACCTATTAAGCTCTGTGGTTCTTCCCAGTTGCATCCTGACCACCCACAGCCATTCATTTGATTTTATATCTTATCAGTAAAACTTTTGTGTTACTGATACCATATAAAATCAAATGAATTCTAAACAGTCATTCCTGCAGCAGAGCACTATGTGAAAAGCCAATAGCAACTGTGGGGGAGGTAGTGAAGAGGGTTCCACAGAGTCATCTCTCACTGCACGGAGGAGGTGGCGAGAGATACCGCAAACCAATATTTACTACCTACAACCTCTCAGGCtaaggagatggagagaaaggtTTATGTGCACTGGGGCTTGTTAACACAAAGCTTATTACCTTCCaaacacataacaaaaacataataaaaatgtagtTTATGACAATTGATTTAATCAAAAAAGAGCATTCTGCAGCCTTATTCAGATTGGATTAGTTTATCAGGGGAACGTCTACATGAAAATTTTTACACATCTCTTCAACGATAAAACTCTCACATCTGGACAGCAATAAAATTAGGACAGAACAAGTGAGTATCTAGTGGGTTGTATTTTCCACAAGCCTCAGCCATTTAATCAGCCTTTCCGGTTgagtttattttgtttcctttgcTGCTAATGCTCTCACATTGCTGAGAGGATGAAGGTTCTACTGCCCAGACCAAGTTAATGGTTGAAAGACTCTTTCAAAGAGACCATTGTTTTCTGATTCAGGAAGTATTTTATATGAATGCAAATGCTAGGAGACTAAATATAGTACGTTTGTGAAAAACAGTAGGTAATTAGGCCTGTAAATTTGTCAGGGGAGGAGGGAGAAAAACAACATGGCCAATCCAGATGGATATAAAATCACAGAGTAACACCTGTAAAGGACAAAATTACCCTAAGACCCATGCAAATTGAATCCTGTCAGAATAGTGCTCATGACAGATAATGGCACATTTATAGCATGAACCACAGCTCTCTGAATGCTGCTGGCTGGGTTATGGGCTCCCTCAagacaacaaaaacatcagTGGTTTTAAAGGAATGTCTTACAGAAGCAATGGTAATGAGCTGCTATGAGGATTACATAATTAtgcatgaaatgaaacaaattcaAATGAGCTTAAGCTCAATAGCTGTAAGCCAAACTTTTACAGCAGTAGCATTTTGCACAacctaaagtttttttttcatcctgTGCCAAGAACATAAATTAGCACATCAATTTAATGATAGTTGCTCCTTCACTGTATGGTGCTTAAGAGACGTTGTTGTACATTCAGTCATTGTGCTGGGAGTCAAGATGACATACATGCAAACACAGTAGAACTGCATATGAACACAAGAATCTtaccattttcttcattttcatccTCTTTGAAGCTGATTGATCCTGAGCTGCTGCTTGAGCCATCATCTGAAATGCCCTTATCATCACTTAGCCCAAGGTCTTTATCACTCAGCCCGAGGTCATTATCACTCAATCCAAGGTCATGCTCGTTGAAAATGAGGGCAGCAAATTGAGGGTCATTCAGACTATCTGAGGAGAACTCACTGCTAAGTGAAACTCTGCTTGGGCCAAGAGGAGTAGAATTACCAGAATCACTCTCAACTTCTACATCCAGTTGTAATGGAATTTCTTCAAGGTTAACTGAATCTCTCAGGGGAGTACAGTTCAGTGCTTCTGGCTCTGCAAACACTTCTGGGCTGGCAACCTCAACAGACTCTAGGCCATTCAAAACAGGTTGCTGCGGGATTGGTGGTATAATTAAGTAAAGACCAGACTTCTTAGGTGATATAGGAGGCTTCTCCTTCTGGGGAGTACATTGAATTGCCTCTGGAGAAGCTATAGATTGTTGAGGTTTGAAGGCAGGAGGTGTGCTTACAAATTGAGAATCAACTGGAAGCTCTAGAACACTTCCATTTTTGTTCACTGGTTCAATTAGAGCAGAGGATGGCTGAGAGGACATGTAATTAGTAAAATCTTCATCTGAAGACTCTGATGTGTCCATTCCATTCTCTGATGGACTGGGAGAATTAGGAATAATAGTATTTTCCAGAGTTTCTACTTCAGCAAGTTTATCTGAACTTGTTTGAGGCTCCAGGATCTGCTCTTTGTCTGCTGAAGCACATACAGTTGTAATAATAtctgtgaaaatgttttctaaCTTCATGAGCTTTATTGGTCGGAGCTGTACCAACTGAAGAGCTTGTGCAGTGATTAGTGGTCTCTGAGGTCTCTCTTGTTCCTCAGGTTGACTagagcttgttttttttgtcctttccacTGACTCCACAGTTACAAgagaatttgttgtttttaaaatggtttctGCATGAAGGCCCATCCCAGGTAATGGTGGCGGAGGAGGTGGAGTATGAACATGAGATGGTAATATGAGTGTAagtggaggaggtggtggaggaggtggaagtggaggtggtgttggtggtgatGGTAGAGACTCCACTGTACTTTCCCTCAGCAACAGAGAATCTGAGATCGCAGAGGGAGGAGGGGGAAAGCCAGGGAAAATGTCGAAGGATGCATTACATTCTTCTGGTGTGGTAGGTGACAGCGTGGGagagcttttctttttctcggGGATGGAGTTTATagccagaggaggaggaggtggtggtgtTGGGGTTATCTTGGATCTTGTGTCAGAGCTGGACATAGGGCTAGTTGAAACAGACAGAGCAGTCTGAGGAATGACAAAACCAGGCAAGGTTGAAGGTAGTGGAGGAGGCGTTGGAAGACTCTTGAAGGAATCCGATGTGTTTGAGGACAGGGATGTAGTTGAAGAAGAAACTGAGGACCGCAGGGAGGACTTTCTCTCTGGGACTTTTGGTTTAGGTCTTCCTGCTGGAGACTTGGCTCTCAGAAGAGATGTTACTGGGGTCCCTGCAGTTGGAGTAATTGACTGACTTGAATATCCACTAGATGGTGAGGTCAGATGGTGGACCTTGTCTGGTGATGAAGCTAAATTTAACTTTACCCTGGAAATGCTGCAGTCAGCTGATACATTGGTTAAGACTGCATTCTCCCCAGCACTTGCAGATCTTGCATTTGGAGAGGACGGCCCTTGCTCAGATCGTGATCGAGGGAAGTCTAAGTAAAAGTCCCATGATTCAGCATATTCTGAGCgctggctgctgctgctgtcactgtgtgtgggtgtgactgGACACACAGCAGCTGGTGCTGACATCCCACTACTTGCCGCACTCACTGTGCTCTGGCTCCTAGGACGCAGAACCCAGGGGTCCTCAAATCCACTGCAGGGCATTTGGCCTGAGAATGATGTGCTGTTGCCTTTTAGGGACTCCTGGAGAGTAGAGATCAGTTGCTCATTAAGAACTGTCTCACTGTGGTGTGGTTTTCGTTGTGGCTTGCGCCGCAAGGAGTCAGTTCTTTTAGGAGGGAGTGGGGGCTTTTTAGCTTTCCTCAGGGAAATGCTACGAGTCAGAGAACGATTGCTGTGTAGGCTTGCGCGGTCACCTTGACTGTGGTGCTCCCTGCATTCATACAAGTTGTGTCTCGCGTTACCTGCTTTGTTGATGCAACCATGGCTGTGTGATTTAAGACCTGAGTCCAGATGCATAGAGGTGTAGTACCCCTCAGTGTCAACAGAAAACAAAGAGCTGGAGTCAGTCTTGGTTGGAGAACGTTCCAGACTGTTAAATACATGACTGATAGGAGAGGAGCAGCTTGAGGTATGTTGGCCCTTTGGAGCTGTTTCATATGTCCATTGGTCAATGGTCAGAGTGCTGCAGCTTTGAGTGCTGCTCTCTGAGAAGTCAGAGTCTCTGCGGACTCCACTGGGACCGTCGCAGTTCCTTCCGTTGAGGGTGCTACACTGAGACTCGGTCTCTGTGTGGCTGACTGTGTGAAGGGAGGCTGGAGACTGgcatcgagaggagtcagcagAAATAGAGGTGCCAGCAGTGCTAAAGGGGTGGTGTGAAGGACCAGATGGCACAGAATGCAATGTCTCTTCTCTGTCAAAGCTTTGCTTTGAGTAGGTAGAACTGTAGTCACTCAAGTTCTGCAGAGCACTACTGGGAGTGAAGGGGGCTGGGCTGTTATTGTGGCTGGAAGTCATGTAGCCTGGTGTTGCATTATGCTGTCCATTCTGGAAACCTTGGAATTCATCAGATATGGGactgatcaatgcattttttctGGAATCAACTACCATGTGCTGTGAGGATGGGCTAGCATGCTGCATGTTAACCTGGTAGGGCAAGGAGCTCGTGGAGCCATTGACCATCTGGTAGGGGGAACTGGTGTACTTGGGTTCATGCTGTTGATAGGAGATTCGAGCACCTTGACGAGGCAGACTGCGAAAGCCTTGGTCACTGGCGTTATGCTGAGGACTAAAGTCGGCACCATTGCAGTCACTCATGTTGGAGATGCTgcctgaagaggagagtgagatGTTGGCCATTTGAGCTGCGATGCCACACCCTCGCTGTGCACGGATTCTTCGCATGGATGGGGGTACTATCTTTACTTCATCTGTCTGGCAGCCAGAATCACGGGTGTCTGAGTATTTCAAGGTGGAGTTGACACTTCCTGCATGGCTAAGGGTGGAATACTGGCCTGGCATGTACACTGAGTGAGTTCTGATGTCATTTTGCCCTGCTGTAGAAATGttgagagagatgaaaaaaagtgtaaaattaaACTCTTTGACCATGCAATTCTCACTCCTCTGTGCCTATATTTATTCAGCCGTACTTTTATATTTTAGCAGATATATTGGACTAACAAGTCATACTTACATGTAGGTGTACTACAACAACTTAAATAACCGTTGAAAGAGCCAGCATagaataaattatatttaaggCACACTCCAGCCAAAGAATGGAACTATCACGACTGGAACATTGTTATCTGTTGTAAAAATGctaacatctgttgtaaacatgttaACATGCTAACAGTTGTCTCAAGTAAGGTTATCAGTTTGAACCTCCTTCTGATCATGTAtcttgaagattttttttttaacttttgcaAAATTTTTGGGGGACGATTTTTGGGGTTGGGCTGTTTTTTGCTAGCTGGTCAACAAAAAAGATAAACCACTATCACTGCTAGTAAGCATTCTTATGGCATCTATAAATGTAATAACTGTTTTCAAATCATCAATGCAACGCAGAGAATGGATCTAGTGTCAGAAGTAACTCCTCAGATGAAGAGGACAGCAGGCTAAATATTAAAGTTAGTAAGGCCACCATAGTTTTCTAAATGCCTTATGACA is drawn from Pygocentrus nattereri isolate fPygNat1 chromosome 10, fPygNat1.pri, whole genome shotgun sequence and contains these coding sequences:
- the nhsl1a gene encoding NHS-like protein 1 isoform X4, coding for MPFCKRTVAPQRLCRLTKEPLRCELGGADCCSALNPDSWTSLSDVSSTALRNVLLQLSDLSRHACTVFLEIQSEASSVVCRSAALQQRLETLQYAVRKLDHKKITIPVSSLDEESKWSVHYTAPWHQQENVFLPGSRPPCVEDLHHQAKVNLKTVLRECDKLRKDGFRSSQYYSQGPTFSSPILSSGPLDQDETEKKKKSSESSAEEERLVYSMGPQTPLLDNICEINMQSSWSKSLPLPTPEEKMRQQAQSVATDIVPIDITGESFDRQASFRRTLSNTDTVIRRSKKVKRRKTITGVPDNVQRELAGQNDIRTHSVYMPGQYSTLSHAGSVNSTLKYSDTRDSGCQTDEVKIVPPSMRRIRAQRGCGIAAQMANISLSSSGSISNMSDCNGADFSPQHNASDQGFRSLPRQGARISYQQHEPKYTSSPYQMVNGSTSSLPYQVNMQHASPSSQHMVVDSRKNALISPISDEFQGFQNGQHNATPGYMTSSHNNSPAPFTPSSALQNLSDYSSTYSKQSFDREETLHSVPSGPSHHPFSTAGTSISADSSRCQSPASLHTVSHTETESQCSTLNGRNCDGPSGVRRDSDFSESSTQSCSTLTIDQWTYETAPKGQHTSSCSSPISHVFNSLERSPTKTDSSSLFSVDTEGYYTSMHLDSGLKSHSHGCINKAGNARHNLYECREHHSQGDRASLHSNRSLTRSISLRKAKKPPLPPKRTDSLRRKPQRKPHHSETVLNEQLISTLQESLKGNSTSFSGQMPCSGFEDPWVLRPRSQSTVSAASSGMSAPAAVCPVTPTHSDSSSSQRSEYAESWDFYLDFPRSRSEQGPSSPNARSASAGENAVLTNVSADCSISRVKLNLASSPDKVHHLTSPSSGYSSQSITPTAGTPVTSLLRAKSPAGRPKPKVPERKSSLRSSVSSSTTSLSSNTSDSFKSLPTPPPLPSTLPGFVIPQTALSVSTSPMSSSDTRSKITPTPPPPPPLAINSIPEKKKSSPTLSPTTPEECNASFDIFPGFPPPPSAISDSLLLRESTVESLPSPPTPPPLPPPPPPPPLTLILPSHVHTPPPPPPLPGMGLHAETILKTTNSLVTVESVERTKKTSSSQPEEQERPQRPLITAQALQLVQLRPIKLMKLENIFTDIITTVCASADKEQILEPQTSSDKLAEVETLENTIIPNSPSPSENGMDTSESSDEDFTNYMSSQPSSALIEPVNKNGSVLELPVDSQFVSTPPAFKPQQSIASPEAIQCTPQKEKPPISPKKSGLYLIIPPIPQQPVLNGLESVEVASPEVFAEPEALNCTPLRDSVNLEEIPLQLDVEVESDSGNSTPLGPSRVSLSSEFSSDSLNDPQFAALIFNEHDLGLSDNDLGLSDKDLGLSDDKGISDDGSSSSSGSISFKEDENEENGAVFDSNTDNSSPTSSINEEAVEEMVTPARPRTTEDLFAAIHRSKRKVLGRGDSEEDRSRGFLSSPPVTPTGTCPSLPSLPRQTSFIQRSLRRSTTSNDSFKALLLKKGSRSEHSFRMSAAEMLKCTDPRLQRPNAEASQPDTSCTSPGRSRRACEEWARVEGALPRLSPSLTSSKYGRSSTPPSAASSRYNSRSRIPSGPMTVICEKEGELAESADCCLSAEIPFTMSLTSSGTVCAQGST
- the nhsl1a gene encoding NHS-like protein 1 isoform X6 yields the protein MVFIGTTLKSVIKYLKKKAVSSLDEESKWSVHYTAPWHQQENVFLPGSRPPCVEDLHHQAKVNLKTVLRECDKLRKDGFRSSQYYSQGPTFSSPILSSGPLDQDETEKKKKRSSVLDCLSESCFSLCCHLKPWRKKSSESSAEEERLVYSMGPQTPLLDNICEINMQSSWSKSLPLPTPEEKMRQQAQSVATDIVPIDITGESFDRQASFRRTLSNTDTVIRRSKKVKRRKTITGVPDNVQRELAGQNDIRTHSVYMPGQYSTLSHAGSVNSTLKYSDTRDSGCQTDEVKIVPPSMRRIRAQRGCGIAAQMANISLSSSGSISNMSDCNGADFSPQHNASDQGFRSLPRQGARISYQQHEPKYTSSPYQMVNGSTSSLPYQVNMQHASPSSQHMVVDSRKNALISPISDEFQGFQNGQHNATPGYMTSSHNNSPAPFTPSSALQNLSDYSSTYSKQSFDREETLHSVPSGPSHHPFSTAGTSISADSSRCQSPASLHTVSHTETESQCSTLNGRNCDGPSGVRRDSDFSESSTQSCSTLTIDQWTYETAPKGQHTSSCSSPISHVFNSLERSPTKTDSSSLFSVDTEGYYTSMHLDSGLKSHSHGCINKAGNARHNLYECREHHSQGDRASLHSNRSLTRSISLRKAKKPPLPPKRTDSLRRKPQRKPHHSETVLNEQLISTLQESLKGNSTSFSGQMPCSGFEDPWVLRPRSQSTVSAASSGMSAPAAVCPVTPTHSDSSSSQRSEYAESWDFYLDFPRSRSEQGPSSPNARSASAGENAVLTNVSADCSISRVKLNLASSPDKVHHLTSPSSGYSSQSITPTAGTPVTSLLRAKSPAGRPKPKVPERKSSLRSSVSSSTTSLSSNTSDSFKSLPTPPPLPSTLPGFVIPQTALSVSTSPMSSSDTRSKITPTPPPPPPLAINSIPEKKKSSPTLSPTTPEECNASFDIFPGFPPPPSAISDSLLLRESTVESLPSPPTPPPLPPPPPPPPLTLILPSHVHTPPPPPPLPGMGLHAETILKTTNSLVTVESVERTKKTSSSQPEEQERPQRPLITAQALQLVQLRPIKLMKLENIFTDIITTVCASADKEQILEPQTSSDKLAEVETLENTIIPNSPSPSENGMDTSESSDEDFTNYMSSQPSSALIEPVNKNGSVLELPVDSQFVSTPPAFKPQQSIASPEAIQCTPQKEKPPISPKKSGLYLIIPPIPQQPVLNGLESVEVASPEVFAEPEALNCTPLRDSVNLEEIPLQLDVEVESDSGNSTPLGPSRVSLSSEFSSDSLNDPQFAALIFNEHDLGLSDNDLGLSDKDLGLSDDKGISDDGSSSSSGSISFKEDENEENGAVFDSNTDNSSPTSSINEEAVEEMVTPARPRTTEDLFAAIHRSKRKVLGRGDSEEDRSRGFLSSPPVTPTGTCPSLPSLPRQTSFIQRSLRRSTTSNDSFKALLLKKGSRSEHSFRMSAAEMLKCTDPRLQRPNAEASQPDTSCTSPGRSRRACEEWARVEGALPRLSPSLTSSKYGRSSTPPSAASSRYNSRSRIPSGPMTVICEKEGELAESADCCLSAEIPFTMSLTSSGTVCAQGST